The genomic region ACACTTGAATAACATTATCTCGAGCACTGTTGAGTTAGCAAGAACATACTCGATAAACTTTAGCTCCGCACTTGATCCTGTAATACCCGTAATTTTCACCTTCTGAAGCTTTCGCAACTCATAGTCATAGTGGTGGTTACACTGGTGGACATTACTGTGCTCAACAGCATCGCTGGGCCTGATAATCTTCACCAAAGCGGTCAATAGATTTGGATGATTTTCGAGATCTAGCTCAGATTCACTCACTTGCACCTGCAAATATAACGAATGGTGAAGACATGGCTACTGTGAATTAAGTAGATTAATTACAAGTTGGTTATTAATAGATGTTACTCACCGAAATTTCAAGATCCTTGATGACGGGGCAGCTTTGAAGCATGCCATGAGTGAAGCGAAATACATCAGAATCAGTTAACTCCAGATTTGCTAGACATAATCTATGTACACGGTTAAATGCTACAGGAAGCGATCTGTTTATCCCGCCTACAGCCAAGAACTTGCGTAACAAGTATTAAGAAGGTTAGCTGATGGCCATAGTAAGTTTTTCTACGAGTGAATATTAGCTGATTAGCTACGACATTTAGGTCATTTACCTTAGGCAAGTTACCTCCAATCTCAAGGCTCTGCAAATTATATGAACTAGCAAGACTGTTGATGGTGGCAACAACTGTTTGAATGCCTTTCATCTCCGATTTAGTTGAACATAGTAACACATCAGTAAGACGAGCCGCCTTTTTGAGACAAAGAGAATCAAATTTACCTCGGATAATCAGCTTTTCAAGTCGTGGCCATCAACATCAAGAATATCCATGCCAAGACAATCCTCAAGCCTCAAAAATACGAGGCAAGGACACTTCGCAATGATACTCCAAAGCATGTCAATGTCATTGTTAAATTTAAGGCAGAGCAGCTCAAGGCGCTTTAGATGAGGAAAGCCCTTAAAGTCAAATGGAGGAGTAATTAAAACAAAGCACTGAAGTTTAAGCTTCATCAAGTCGGTACAATGGAAAATGTAAGAAGGGAGGATCACAAGATCAGACCATTTTCGAGCCCAATTATCTAGAGCAATC from Silene latifolia isolate original U9 population chromosome 3, ASM4854445v1, whole genome shotgun sequence harbors:
- the LOC141646443 gene encoding F-box/FBD/LRR-repeat protein At1g13570-like — encoded protein: MKGIQTVVATINSLASSYNLQSLEIGGNLPKFLAVGGINRSLPVAFNRVHRLCLANLELTDSDVFRFTHGMLQSCPVIKDLEISVQVSESELDLENHPNLLTALVKIIRPSDAVEHSNVHQCNHHYDYELRKLQKVKITGITGSSAELKFIEYVLANSTVLEIMLFKCEKLDAVSELKVLKQLIRFPKASTKAQFVYLE